From Flavobacterium arcticum, the proteins below share one genomic window:
- a CDS encoding deoxycytidylate deaminase, whose protein sequence is MEEEKLNKYDKAYLRIAREWSQLSYCERKKVGAIIVKDRMIISDGYNGTPSGFENCCEDEENLTKWYVLHAEANAILKVARSTQSCEGATLYITMSPCKDCSKLIHQSGITRVVYQNGYKDNSGITFLERAGVAVVCIPDLDK, encoded by the coding sequence ATGGAAGAAGAAAAACTGAATAAGTACGATAAAGCTTATTTGAGAATAGCAAGAGAATGGAGCCAGTTGTCGTACTGCGAACGCAAAAAGGTTGGCGCAATTATTGTAAAAGATAGAATGATAATATCTGATGGTTATAACGGCACACCATCGGGATTTGAAAACTGCTGCGAAGATGAAGAGAACCTTACTAAATGGTATGTTTTACACGCAGAGGCTAATGCGATTTTAAAAGTTGCTCGTTCAACACAATCTTGTGAGGGCGCAACATTATATATCACAATGTCGCCTTGTAAAGATTGTAGTAAATTAATACATCAATCAGGTATAACCCGTGTAGTATATCAAAACGGATATAAAGACAATTCTGGTATTACGTTTTTAGAACGTGCAGGTGTAGCGGTTGTGTGTATCCCTGATTTGGATAAATAG
- a CDS encoding tellurite resistance TerB family protein, with protein sequence MSISDLFDSGFKERNKGHFSAIVRVAMENGHVSPEEKLFLDKLAKQLEISEDEYKEIMANPMKYPVNPPYLYVQRLERLYDLSKMVYADHILGPRQKDILTRFALALGFTPGNVKYIVDKALSLIVMGVDSDNFVYEMQHMNK encoded by the coding sequence ATGTCAATTTCAGATTTATTCGATAGTGGTTTCAAAGAGAGAAATAAAGGACATTTCTCTGCTATTGTTAGGGTTGCGATGGAAAACGGACACGTTAGTCCTGAAGAAAAACTGTTTTTGGATAAACTGGCTAAACAACTGGAAATATCCGAAGATGAGTACAAAGAAATCATGGCTAACCCCATGAAATACCCTGTAAACCCTCCGTACTTGTATGTACAAAGACTAGAGCGTTTATATGACCTTTCTAAAATGGTATATGCAGACCATATATTAGGACCAAGGCAAAAAGATATCCTTACCCGTTTTGCCCTTGCATTAGGCTTTACTCCGGGGAATGTTAAGTATATTGTAGACAAAGCATTATCACTTATTGTGATGGGAGTTGACTCTGACAACTTTGTGTATGAAATGCAACACATGAACAAATAA
- a CDS encoding GNAT family N-acetyltransferase: MIIRKGTPQDMPAVLELIKELAVFEKEPDAVLLTADDLVKDGFGTNPLFYTVVAELDGEIIGMALFYNRYSTWKGKTIHLEDLIVKEEKRGTGAGSALYKEVITFAKAQGVSRVEWVVLDWNTHAIDFYKRSGATVFNDWLTVQMDEEGITKFTLSL, translated from the coding sequence ATGATTATACGCAAAGGAACACCGCAGGATATGCCTGCCGTACTGGAACTCATTAAGGAACTTGCCGTTTTTGAAAAAGAACCCGATGCAGTACTCCTTACTGCTGATGATTTAGTAAAAGATGGTTTTGGCACAAATCCCTTATTCTATACTGTTGTAGCGGAATTGGATGGCGAAATAATAGGTATGGCATTATTTTATAACCGTTACTCTACATGGAAAGGTAAAACCATACACCTTGAAGACCTTATTGTAAAAGAAGAGAAACGCGGCACGGGTGCAGGCAGCGCATTATATAAAGAAGTGATTACCTTTGCTAAAGCGCAGGGCGTAAGCCGTGTAGAGTGGGTAGTACTCGACTGGAACACTCACGCTATTGATTTTTATAAACGATCGGGGGCTACCGTTTTTAACGACTGGCTAACGGTACAAATGGACGAAGAGGGCATTACAAAATTTACACTTAGTTTATAA
- a CDS encoding aspartate kinase has translation MKVFKFGGASVKDAEGIKNVYSVLEQVGHKDVLLVISAMGKTTNALEVVIKNYIDKSPELQSSLQDVKKYHNQILLDLFEEENHEVFTVVNKLFADLEYFLKHNKSPNYNFVYDQVVSTGEMVSTTIVSQYFNYRGLQNQWLDVREFIKTDNTYRDAIVDWEHTQQNIVKKIQRKTLNITQGFLGSDENNFTTTLGREGSDYSAAIFAYCLNAESVTIWKDVQGVLNADPRYFENAILLNQISYREAIELAFYGATVIHPKTLQPLQRKEIPLYVKSFINPLLAGTSVSKGADLEPHTSCYIVKKNQLLISLSSLDFSFIMEENISEIFALLHQYKMKVHLIQNSAISFSVCVDDKFGNFSELKKLLSKKFKVTYNEDVSLYTIRHFTEKSVNAVAQNKEVLVKQVSRETMQVVTKEKI, from the coding sequence ATGAAAGTATTTAAATTTGGAGGAGCATCAGTAAAAGATGCCGAAGGGATTAAAAATGTATATAGTGTTTTAGAACAAGTAGGGCATAAAGATGTACTGCTTGTAATTTCGGCAATGGGTAAAACCACTAATGCATTAGAGGTTGTTATAAAAAACTATATTGACAAGTCGCCAGAACTGCAATCGTCTTTACAGGATGTAAAAAAGTACCATAACCAAATATTACTCGACCTGTTTGAGGAAGAGAATCACGAAGTATTTACAGTAGTAAACAAGCTGTTTGCCGACTTAGAATATTTCCTGAAACACAACAAATCGCCTAATTACAATTTTGTGTATGACCAAGTAGTAAGCACAGGCGAAATGGTATCGACCACCATAGTGAGTCAGTACTTTAATTACAGAGGGCTGCAAAACCAATGGCTGGATGTAAGAGAGTTTATTAAAACCGACAATACTTACCGCGATGCCATAGTAGATTGGGAGCATACACAGCAAAACATTGTTAAAAAAATACAGCGTAAAACACTAAACATTACACAAGGATTTTTAGGCTCTGACGAGAATAACTTCACTACCACGTTAGGCAGAGAAGGCTCCGATTATTCGGCAGCAATATTTGCCTATTGCCTTAATGCCGAAAGCGTAACGATATGGAAAGATGTACAAGGGGTACTTAATGCTGACCCTCGTTATTTTGAAAACGCAATACTGCTTAACCAAATATCCTATCGCGAAGCCATAGAGCTTGCTTTTTATGGTGCTACGGTTATTCATCCTAAAACGTTACAACCACTACAGCGCAAAGAAATTCCGTTGTATGTAAAGTCGTTTATCAATCCTTTATTGGCAGGCACAAGCGTGAGTAAGGGTGCCGACTTAGAACCACACACCAGTTGCTACATTGTTAAGAAAAATCAGTTATTGATATCACTTTCATCGCTTGATTTCTCTTTTATTATGGAAGAAAACATCAGCGAGATATTTGCCTTGCTGCACCAATATAAAATGAAAGTACACCTTATCCAGAATTCGGCAATTAGCTTCTCGGTATGTGTAGATGATAAATTTGGCAACTTTAGCGAACTAAAAAAACTACTCTCTAAAAAGTTTAAAGTAACCTATAACGAAGATGTTTCGCTGTACACGATACGTCACTTTACCGAAAAATCGGTTAATGCTGTAGCACAAAATAAAGAGGTGTTAGTAAAACAGGTAAGCCGCGAAACGATGCAGGTAGTTACTAAAGAAAAAATATAA
- a CDS encoding S41 family peptidase: MKIKNIYIPLLLAVFMAAGILLGSFLNFPEDKRSMLSSAKKTKLNKLMDFIESEYIDDVDADSIVDLTVNSILEKLDPHSVYIAKNEMEAVSQSMKGDFVGIGVNFYMYKDSVAVIKPIHGGPSEKAGIKSGDRILYADNTKLYGRELPNDSLFATLKGERGSALTLTVFRKSENKKFKVNLTRDVVPIKSVDVAVMVDDKTGYIKINRFAETTYDEFHEGLVTLKKQGATTLIIDLRDNGGGYLEKAVDIADDLLEDDLVIVKTKNKKNREDITYASDDGVFEQGKVYVLINENSASASEILAGAIQDNDRGTIVGRRSFGKGLVQREMPLGDGSAVRLTVARYYTPSGRSIQRSYADGEEAYFDDFQKRYENGELYAADSIKVADTLKYKTLRGRTVYGGGGIIPDVFVPLEGEHGDEALLMIMKSGVVSYFVFEQLDAERKAFDGLNKQQVIDKIINTDVYYRSFSKYLSQSGLVLPLQKHKQEIKYYLAAEFVRQLVSEKKYYQMLLKEDSMVKKVLEQ; this comes from the coding sequence ATGAAAATTAAAAATATATATATTCCATTGCTTCTTGCGGTCTTTATGGCAGCAGGCATACTTTTGGGGAGTTTTTTAAACTTTCCCGAAGATAAGCGCAGTATGTTGTCTAGTGCTAAAAAGACGAAGCTGAATAAACTTATGGACTTTATTGAGAGCGAGTATATAGATGATGTAGATGCCGACTCTATTGTAGATCTTACTGTAAATAGCATACTCGAAAAACTCGACCCACACTCGGTATATATTGCCAAAAATGAAATGGAAGCTGTATCCCAAAGCATGAAAGGAGACTTTGTAGGTATAGGGGTTAACTTCTATATGTATAAAGACTCGGTAGCGGTTATAAAGCCTATACATGGAGGACCATCTGAAAAAGCGGGAATAAAATCGGGTGACCGCATTTTATATGCAGATAATACTAAACTATATGGGCGTGAGCTGCCAAACGATAGTCTTTTTGCTACGCTAAAAGGCGAAAGGGGGTCTGCGCTTACTTTAACCGTGTTCAGAAAAAGTGAAAATAAAAAATTTAAAGTTAATCTTACACGTGATGTAGTACCTATAAAAAGTGTAGATGTTGCCGTAATGGTTGATGATAAAACAGGATACATAAAAATAAATCGTTTTGCCGAGACAACTTATGATGAGTTTCATGAAGGGCTAGTTACTCTTAAAAAACAAGGGGCTACAACACTTATAATAGATCTTCGTGATAATGGTGGTGGTTACCTTGAAAAAGCAGTAGATATTGCCGATGATTTACTGGAAGACGATCTTGTAATTGTAAAAACCAAGAATAAAAAAAATCGTGAAGATATTACCTATGCAAGCGATGATGGTGTTTTTGAGCAAGGAAAGGTATATGTGCTTATAAATGAAAATAGTGCATCGGCAAGTGAAATATTAGCAGGAGCTATACAAGATAATGATAGAGGCACTATAGTAGGTAGGCGCTCGTTTGGGAAAGGCTTAGTACAGCGCGAAATGCCATTAGGTGATGGTAGTGCTGTAAGGCTTACTGTGGCGCGTTATTATACTCCTTCGGGACGTTCTATACAGCGTAGCTATGCCGATGGTGAAGAGGCTTATTTTGACGATTTTCAGAAACGTTATGAAAATGGTGAGCTATATGCTGCCGATAGTATTAAAGTAGCCGATACATTAAAATATAAAACCCTTAGAGGTAGAACGGTATATGGCGGTGGTGGTATTATACCCGACGTGTTTGTGCCGCTTGAGGGCGAGCATGGCGATGAGGCTTTACTTATGATAATGAAATCGGGTGTGGTAAGCTATTTTGTATTTGAACAACTAGATGCTGAAAGAAAAGCGTTTGATGGTCTTAATAAACAACAAGTAATAGATAAAATTATCAATACTGATGTTTATTATAGGTCATTTTCCAAGTACCTTTCACAGAGCGGTTTGGTACTACCGTTACAAAAACATAAACAAGAAATAAAATACTATTTAGCGGCAGAATTTGTAAGGCAGCTTGTAAGTGAAAAGAAATATTATCAAATGTTACTGAAAGAAGATAGCATGGTAAAAAAAGTGCTAGAACAGTAA
- the fbp gene encoding class 1 fructose-bisphosphatase produces the protein MEERNKTLGEFIIENQKDFQYSSGELSRLINSIRLAAKVVNYKVNKAGLVDIVGAFGEQNVQGEDQQKLDVYANEVFMQTLINREIVCGIASEENDDFITVQGQDKGHNNKYVVLMDPLDGSSNIDVNVSVGTIFSVFRRVTPVGTPVTSEDFLQPGVNQVAAGYVIYGTSTMIVYTTGHGVNGFTLNPAIGTFYLSHPNMQFSKDGNIYSINEGNYVHFPQGVKNYIKYCQLEEENRPYTSRYIGSLVSDIHRNMIKGGIYIYPTSAKAPNGKLRLLYECNPMAFIAEQAGGKASDGFKRIMEIQPTELHQRVPFFCGSYNMVAKAEEFMQKAEVK, from the coding sequence ATGGAAGAACGCAACAAGACATTAGGCGAATTTATCATCGAGAATCAGAAGGATTTTCAATATTCTTCGGGCGAATTATCAAGGCTTATCAACTCTATACGCCTTGCGGCAAAAGTGGTAAACTATAAGGTAAACAAAGCGGGGCTCGTAGATATCGTGGGTGCCTTTGGCGAGCAGAATGTACAGGGCGAAGATCAGCAAAAGCTTGATGTATATGCTAATGAGGTTTTTATGCAAACGCTTATAAATCGTGAGATTGTATGTGGTATTGCTTCTGAAGAGAATGACGATTTTATTACGGTGCAAGGGCAGGATAAAGGGCATAATAACAAATATGTTGTGCTTATGGATCCGCTTGATGGCTCGTCTAACATAGATGTTAATGTATCGGTAGGTACTATATTCTCTGTTTTTCGTAGGGTAACACCTGTGGGTACGCCAGTTACTTCCGAAGATTTTTTACAACCAGGAGTTAATCAGGTTGCAGCAGGCTATGTTATATATGGTACTAGTACTATGATTGTGTATACAACAGGGCATGGTGTTAACGGTTTTACGCTTAACCCTGCTATTGGTACATTTTATCTTTCGCATCCTAATATGCAGTTTTCTAAAGATGGAAATATCTACTCTATTAACGAAGGGAATTATGTACACTTTCCTCAAGGCGTAAAGAACTATATAAAATACTGTCAGCTAGAAGAAGAGAACAGACCTTACACATCGCGTTACATAGGTAGTTTGGTGTCTGATATTCATCGTAATATGATAAAGGGTGGTATATATATTTACCCTACTAGTGCAAAAGCACCTAATGGTAAATTACGTTTGTTATATGAATGTAACCCTATGGCATTTATAGCAGAGCAGGCAGGTGGTAAAGCATCTGATGGGTTTAAACGTATTATGGAAATACAACCTACAGAGCTGCACCAGCGTGTACCGTTTTTCTGCGGTAGTTATAATATGGTAGCAAAAGCTGAGGAGTTTATGCAAAAAGCCGAAGTGAAATAA
- a CDS encoding cation transporter — MKTLFKSLFLLFTLFCISTTASAQEKKTVQTATIKTAIACNHCKVCETCGELFDKKLLREKGVQMVELNEEAMTIKVTYNSKKTDLSTIKQAISKLGYDADDIKADPNAYEKLDGCCKV, encoded by the coding sequence ATGAAAACACTATTTAAATCATTATTTCTCCTGTTTACGTTATTTTGTATTAGTACTACTGCTAGCGCGCAAGAAAAGAAAACAGTCCAGACGGCTACTATAAAAACAGCTATTGCGTGTAACCATTGTAAAGTTTGTGAAACTTGCGGAGAGCTTTTTGATAAAAAACTGTTGAGAGAAAAGGGAGTGCAAATGGTAGAGCTAAATGAAGAGGCTATGACTATTAAGGTAACTTATAATAGTAAAAAAACAGACTTGTCTACCATAAAACAAGCGATTAGTAAACTGGGTTATGATGCAGATGATATTAAAGCAGACCCAAATGCTTATGAAAAACTAGACGGTTGTTGTAAGGTGTAA